One Actinosynnema pretiosum DNA segment encodes these proteins:
- a CDS encoding GNAT family N-acetyltransferase: MLRLAGARVLDDRELTGVLAALAADPVASCMVAARVESVGLDPWRLGGEVWSFDHRSLRGGRVDALCFAGPNLIPLSGGQAALRGFADRARRRGRTCSSLVGPAEQVIGLWEELERDWGPAREVRADQPLLAMGGAPSVRPDPLVRPVRPAELERYLPAAIAMFVEEVGVDPCAEDGGAGYRARVAELIASGRAFARFENGEVVFKAEIGAMSRQVGQIQGVWVRPDRRGHGVGAAGTAAVADRLVRGLGRTASLYVNGYNSPARAAYRKIGFTQVGQYATVLF; encoded by the coding sequence GTGCTGAGGCTTGCCGGAGCGAGGGTGCTCGACGACCGGGAGCTCACCGGGGTGCTGGCGGCGCTCGCCGCCGACCCGGTGGCGTCCTGCATGGTCGCCGCGCGGGTGGAGTCCGTGGGACTGGACCCGTGGCGGCTGGGCGGTGAGGTCTGGTCGTTCGACCACCGGTCGCTGCGCGGCGGGCGCGTGGACGCGCTGTGCTTCGCCGGTCCGAACCTGATCCCGCTGTCCGGCGGCCAGGCCGCGCTGCGCGGCTTCGCCGACCGGGCCCGGCGGCGGGGCCGCACGTGCTCCTCGCTGGTCGGCCCCGCCGAGCAGGTCATCGGCCTGTGGGAGGAGCTGGAGCGCGACTGGGGCCCGGCCCGCGAGGTGCGCGCCGACCAGCCGTTGCTCGCCATGGGCGGCGCGCCGTCGGTGCGCCCCGACCCGCTGGTGCGGCCGGTGCGGCCCGCCGAGCTGGAGCGCTACCTGCCCGCCGCGATCGCCATGTTCGTGGAGGAGGTCGGCGTCGACCCGTGCGCCGAGGACGGCGGCGCGGGCTACCGGGCGCGGGTGGCCGAGCTGATCGCGTCGGGGCGGGCGTTCGCCCGGTTCGAGAACGGCGAGGTCGTGTTCAAGGCCGAGATCGGGGCCATGTCCCGGCAGGTCGGCCAGATCCAGGGCGTGTGGGTGCGGCCGGACCGGCGCGGGCACGGCGTCGGCGCGGCGGGCACGGCGGCCGTCGCCGACCGGCTCGTCCGGGGCCTCGGGCGCACCGCGAGCCTGTACGTCAACGGCTACAACAGCCCCGCCCGCGCCGCGTACCGCAAGATCGGCTTCACGCAGGTGGGCCAGTACGCGACCGTGCTCTTCTGA
- the ispG gene encoding flavodoxin-dependent (E)-4-hydroxy-3-methylbut-2-enyl-diphosphate synthase, translated as MTDGVMLGMPALPPPVLSERRKTRQLKVGSVGVGSESPVSVQSMTTTVTADINGTLQQIAELTASGCDIVRVACPSQDDADALAAIAKKSQIPVIADIHFQPKYVFAAIEAGCAAVRVNPGNIKKFDDKVKEIAAAARDHNTPIRIGVNAGSLDPRLMAKHGKATPEALAESALWEASLFAEHDFHDLKISVKHNDPVVMVRAYEILAEQCDYPLHLGVTEAGPAFQGTIKSAVAFGALLRQGIGDTIRVSLSAPPVEEVKVGNQILQSLNLRPRKLEIVSCPSCGRAQVDVYTLAEQVTAGLEGMEVPLRVAVMGCVVNGPGEAREADLGVASGNGKGQIFVKGKVIKTVPEHLIVETLIEEAMRIAEEVGENEGSGEPVVTVG; from the coding sequence ATGACTGACGGCGTCATGCTCGGTATGCCTGCGCTGCCGCCTCCCGTCCTGTCCGAGCGGCGCAAGACCCGCCAGCTCAAGGTCGGGTCGGTCGGCGTCGGCAGCGAGTCCCCGGTGTCGGTGCAGTCCATGACCACGACGGTCACCGCCGACATCAACGGCACCCTCCAGCAGATCGCGGAGCTGACCGCGTCCGGTTGCGACATCGTCCGGGTCGCCTGCCCCTCGCAGGACGACGCCGACGCGCTCGCGGCCATCGCGAAGAAGTCCCAGATCCCGGTGATCGCGGACATCCACTTCCAGCCGAAGTACGTGTTCGCCGCCATCGAGGCGGGCTGCGCGGCGGTCCGGGTCAACCCCGGCAACATCAAGAAGTTCGACGACAAGGTCAAGGAGATCGCCGCGGCGGCCCGCGACCACAACACCCCCATCCGCATCGGCGTCAACGCGGGTTCGCTCGACCCGCGCCTGATGGCCAAGCACGGCAAGGCCACCCCCGAGGCCCTCGCCGAGTCGGCCCTGTGGGAGGCCTCGCTCTTCGCCGAGCACGACTTCCACGACCTGAAGATCTCCGTCAAGCACAACGACCCCGTGGTCATGGTGCGCGCCTACGAGATCCTCGCCGAGCAGTGCGACTACCCGCTGCACCTGGGCGTCACCGAGGCCGGTCCGGCGTTCCAGGGCACGATCAAGTCCGCCGTGGCCTTCGGCGCGCTGCTGCGCCAGGGCATCGGCGACACGATCCGGGTGTCCCTGTCGGCCCCGCCGGTGGAGGAGGTCAAGGTCGGCAACCAGATCCTGCAGTCGCTGAACCTGCGGCCCCGCAAGCTGGAGATCGTGTCCTGCCCGTCCTGCGGTCGGGCCCAGGTGGACGTCTACACCCTCGCCGAGCAGGTCACCGCCGGTCTGGAGGGCATGGAGGTGCCGCTGCGCGTCGCCGTCATGGGCTGCGTCGTCAACGGCCCCGGCGAGGCCCGCGAGGCCGACCTCGGCGTGGCCTCCGGCAACGGCAAGGGCCAGATCTTCGTCAAGGGCAAGGTCATCAAGACCGTGCCCGAGCACCTGATCGTGGAGACCCTGATCGAAGAGGCCATGCGCATCGCCGAGGAGGTCGGCGAGAACGAGGGCTCGGGCGAGCCCGTCGTCACGGTCGGCTGA
- a CDS encoding M50 family metallopeptidase, with product MAFVLGVVLFALLIGISIALHELGHLATAKAFGMKVTRYYIGFGPRIWSTRKGETEYGLKAIPAGGFCEIVGMTALDELPPEDEKRAFYRQKTWKRVVVLSAGSITHFIVGFVVLYAMAATIGLPDIRDEAVVSKVSQCVPATAAEAKKENPTCAPTDPTPGVSAGVQQGDRILAVGGQRLPTWIEVQKKIQQSSGPTEVVVLRGDDEVTLTIDIPRVERELRRADGSTYVDTVGVIGVAKSRLYEYNALTAFGGATKYTGDMFANTWRGLMKFPEKIPMVIKAIGGGERDPEAPVSVVGASILGGDAVSAGLWHFFWLMLAGLNFFIGVFNLLPLLPLDGGHIAVNLYERVRDWVRKLRGKPAGPPVNYLRLLPLTYFAIFVGGAITLLTITADIVNPIRLP from the coding sequence GTGGCGTTCGTGTTGGGTGTGGTGCTGTTCGCGCTGCTCATCGGCATTTCGATCGCGCTGCACGAGCTGGGACACCTGGCAACGGCCAAGGCCTTCGGCATGAAGGTGACCCGGTACTACATCGGCTTCGGCCCGCGCATCTGGTCGACGCGCAAGGGCGAGACCGAGTACGGCCTCAAGGCCATCCCGGCGGGCGGCTTCTGCGAGATCGTCGGCATGACCGCGCTCGACGAGCTGCCGCCCGAGGACGAGAAGCGCGCCTTCTACCGGCAGAAGACCTGGAAGCGCGTCGTCGTGCTCTCCGCCGGGTCCATCACGCACTTCATCGTCGGCTTCGTCGTGCTGTACGCGATGGCCGCCACGATCGGCCTCCCGGACATCCGGGACGAGGCCGTGGTGTCGAAGGTCTCGCAGTGCGTGCCCGCCACCGCCGCCGAGGCCAAGAAGGAGAACCCGACCTGCGCGCCGACCGACCCGACGCCGGGCGTCAGCGCGGGCGTGCAGCAGGGCGACCGGATCCTCGCGGTCGGCGGCCAGCGCCTGCCGACCTGGATCGAGGTCCAGAAGAAGATCCAGCAGAGCAGCGGCCCCACCGAGGTGGTCGTCCTGCGCGGTGACGACGAGGTCACCCTCACCATCGACATCCCGCGGGTCGAGCGCGAGCTGCGGCGCGCCGACGGCTCCACCTACGTCGACACCGTCGGCGTCATCGGCGTCGCCAAGTCCAGGCTGTACGAGTACAACGCGCTCACCGCGTTCGGCGGCGCGACGAAGTACACCGGCGACATGTTCGCCAACACCTGGCGCGGCCTGATGAAGTTCCCCGAGAAGATCCCCATGGTCATCAAGGCCATCGGCGGCGGCGAGCGCGACCCGGAGGCCCCGGTCAGCGTGGTCGGCGCCTCCATCCTCGGCGGCGACGCCGTGAGCGCGGGCCTGTGGCACTTCTTCTGGCTCATGCTGGCGGGCCTGAACTTCTTCATCGGTGTGTTCAACCTCCTGCCGCTGCTCCCGCTGGACGGCGGCCACATCGCCGTCAACCTGTACGAGCGGGTGCGGGACTGGGTCCGCAAGCTGCGCGGCAAGCCCGCGGGTCCCCCGGTGAACTACCTGCGGCTGCTGCCGCTGACCTACTTCGCCATCTTCGTCGGCGGCGCGATCACGCTGCTGACGATCACCGCGGACATCGTCAACCCCATCCGGCTCCCCTGA
- the dxr gene encoding 1-deoxy-D-xylulose-5-phosphate reductoisomerase has product MSTPRKVLVLGSTGSIGTQALDVISTRRDQFAVAGLSAGGADLAALAAQALDFGVPAVAVARPDSAEDFALAYDAEVARRGLAPADHRRPRLLTGPDAASDLVDAAPADVVLNGITGSIGLAPTLRALASGATLALANKESLIAGGPLVLSAAGPGQLVPVDSEHSALAQCLRGGRADEVDRLVLTASGGPFRGRKRADLADVTVQQAMAHPTWSMGNVITINSATLVNKGLELIEAHLLFGVPYDRIDVVVHPQSVIHSMVTFTDGSTLAQASPPDMRLPIALGLSWPDRVPGAAAACTFKEPTAWTFEPLDDDTFPAVRLARRAGTAGGCLPAVYNAANEEALAAFFVGATSFLSVVDTVERVLDEADGWAHDPADVAEVLEAERWARTRARELVATSVGSGRD; this is encoded by the coding sequence ATGAGCACACCACGCAAGGTCCTGGTTCTCGGGTCCACGGGGTCGATCGGCACCCAGGCACTCGACGTGATCTCCACCAGGCGCGACCAGTTCGCCGTCGCGGGGCTGTCCGCGGGCGGCGCGGACCTCGCGGCGCTGGCCGCGCAGGCCCTGGACTTCGGCGTCCCGGCCGTCGCCGTGGCCCGCCCCGACTCGGCCGAGGACTTCGCCCTCGCCTACGACGCCGAGGTCGCCCGCCGCGGCCTCGCGCCCGCCGACCACCGCAGGCCCCGACTGCTGACCGGACCGGACGCCGCGAGCGACCTGGTCGACGCGGCCCCCGCCGACGTGGTGCTCAACGGCATCACCGGCTCCATCGGCCTCGCCCCCACCCTCCGCGCGCTCGCGTCCGGCGCCACCCTCGCGCTCGCGAACAAGGAGTCCCTCATCGCGGGCGGCCCGCTGGTGCTCTCCGCCGCGGGGCCCGGCCAGCTCGTGCCGGTCGACTCCGAGCACTCCGCGCTCGCCCAGTGCCTGCGCGGCGGTCGCGCCGACGAGGTCGACCGGCTCGTGCTCACCGCCTCCGGCGGCCCGTTCCGGGGGCGCAAGCGCGCCGACCTGGCCGACGTCACCGTCCAGCAGGCCATGGCCCACCCGACCTGGTCGATGGGCAACGTGATCACCATCAACTCGGCCACCCTGGTCAACAAGGGCCTGGAGCTGATCGAGGCGCACCTGCTGTTCGGCGTGCCCTACGACCGGATCGACGTCGTCGTGCACCCCCAGTCGGTGATCCACTCCATGGTCACCTTCACCGACGGCTCCACCCTCGCCCAGGCCAGCCCGCCCGACATGCGCCTGCCCATCGCGCTCGGCCTGTCCTGGCCCGACCGCGTCCCCGGCGCGGCTGCCGCGTGTACTTTCAAAGAGCCGACCGCGTGGACGTTCGAGCCGCTGGACGACGACACGTTCCCGGCGGTCCGGCTCGCCAGGCGCGCGGGCACGGCGGGCGGTTGCCTGCCCGCCGTCTACAACGCGGCCAACGAGGAGGCGCTCGCCGCCTTCTTCGTCGGCGCGACGTCGTTCCTCTCCGTGGTCGACACCGTGGAGCGGGTGCTGGACGAGGCGGACGGCTGGGCACACGACCCCGCCGACGTCGCCGAGGTCCTCGAGGCCGAGCGCTGGGCTCGGACGAGGGCGCGGGAACTGGTGGCCACTTCGGTGGGGTCTGGGAGGGACTGA
- a CDS encoding GlsB/YeaQ/YmgE family stress response membrane protein — protein sequence MGILGWIVLGLIAGAIAKAVMPGRDPGGIIVTILIGIVGAILGGFIGSAVFGTGLGNFFDLSTWLLAILGSVVLLGIYRLVTGRRARA from the coding sequence GTGGGCATCTTGGGTTGGATCGTCCTTGGCCTGATCGCTGGGGCCATCGCCAAGGCGGTCATGCCGGGTCGCGACCCTGGTGGCATCATCGTCACGATCCTGATCGGCATCGTTGGCGCGATCCTCGGTGGCTTCATCGGCAGCGCCGTGTTCGGAACCGGGCTCGGGAACTTCTTCGACCTCAGCACCTGGCTGCTGGCCATCCTCGGCTCCGTGGTCCTGCTGGGGATCTACCGCCTGGTGACCGGCCGTCGCGCGAGGGCCTAG